AACGTACTTTTATTAGGCAAACAATTCTAAAAGTAATCAAAATTTCACAAAGCAATACAGATAGCATGTTGACAAAGCTAAATTTAAGAGTTATATAATAATATAAATTAAAAGAACATTAGAGTAACTTAAAATTAGCGTTGTATATTTTAATAAAGATTTCTTTAAGATTAAATGTGTGGGTTGGCAGTTTGTTGCTAATTCAATTTGCTTTTTACGTTTTTCGGGATCACGCATAAAAACAAGTGAGATCCCTTAGGGAGGGATAAAAATGAAAAAGTTATTTGCTCTAATCGTAATAGGCGGGTTATTAGTGGCTGCGACTGCTGCCTTAGCTAGCACGCCAGTAGAGGGATGGTGGGTTCATCCAACTGACAAGGCGCCGCAAAATGAAGTGATTAATATACAGGATGATATTGATGCGAGGATTATGGAGTTAATAGACCAGTATGGCGCCGGCGCTGATGGGAAATCGGCCTACGAAATAGCGGTAGAAAACGGTTTTGTAGGCAGTGAAATGGACTGGCTCGATTCTCTTATCGGCGAACAGGGGCCACAGGGGGAGCAGGGGCTTTCCGGTGATGATGGACAAGATGGAGTCAACGGCCTCTCTGCTTACGAGTTGGCAGTTTTAAATGGTTTTGAAGGGACAGAGCAGGACTGGCTCGATTCCTTACATGGCGGAGCCCCAGGTCCTCAAGGTGAGCCAGGAGAAGATGGGAACTCTGCTTATGAAGTGGCGGTGGAGAACGGTTTTACAGGCACATTGTCAGAGTGGCTCGATTCTCTCGTGGGGGAAGGTGTTCCTACGGGTGGTTCAGCAGGTCAGGCCCTGGTTAAAGCTTCTGGTGACGATTACGATACCACTTGGGCGGATGTGCTAACAAATGAAGACCTTCAGGAAATTAACGAAAAGAACGAGGAACAGGATGGCCGAATTGGAAGCATAGAAAACTGGCAGGATTCTGTCAATAGCAGAATGGATCAGTTTGAGGATAGGCTTTCCGATCTTGAGGATCCTCAGTTCATTTTGGGTCTTAACCTCAGGTTGACTGATACAAAACGTACAACTTTGGAGGCCTTTGGGGATTACTCTGTAACTCGCGGTGAAGTTGATCGTTATGGGTTGCGCCTTACCTTCAAGCTTGGAAAAAGCTATGAAGAGAAGCTCATTGAAAACCTTCAAGCTGAGGTAGAAGAACTGAAAGCCTTGCTGAGTAAAAAAGAATAATAGAATAAAGGCTCACGGTAAAAGGGCCCCTTATAAGGGGCCCTTTTTGTAGACTTAATTTTTATATTCCATTTCCAGCTTTAAGAGAAAGGATTTTATGTGGAGTCCTCCTCCATACCCAACAAGTTTGCCATTAGCACCGATAACGCGGTGGCAGGGGATAAAAATAGGAATGGGGTTACGATTGTTGGCAAGACCGACTGCCCGTGAGGCCTTTTTGTTTCCGATACTTTCAGCTATTTCCTTATAGCTTCGTGTTTCACCGTAGGGTATGGCACATAAACTTTTCCACACACGAATCATAAATTCAGTGCCGACTGGTGCAAGGGGGAGAGTAAATTCTTTTCGTTTCCCCTCCATATATTCCTTAAGTTGTTTTCCAGCCTCTTTAAGAATTTTAGTTTCATGGATTGTCATGTCTTTAAGAATATCTTTACTTTGAAAGCAGAGGTGGGTTATTACATCGTTTTCTTCAGCTATGGCTATTTCTCCTATAGGGGTTTGGTAAAAAAACAGATGTCTCATTTTTAAAATCACTCCTCTTGGTGAGGGTTTTGTTCCCTTTTCATATTATCAGAAAGATCATATTTTTACTTGAGTTCAGTGACATCTCCAGTGGCTTTATGGGGAGGCAAATTTGTTTAATTGACAATCCATTGTTTTTTTGTTGTTATGGATAGTATCAAAGGAAAAGGGAGAGTGTTTTATGAATAGTTTTATTGATTTGTCCATGCCAGTCATTAAAAGCGTAGCTTTGGCTATTTTAGCGGTGTTAATTGGATTAAAGGTTATTCATTGGATTACCAAAACAGTAGAAAAGATTATTGAAAGATCATCTCTTGATAAGACTTTGAAGCCATTTATTGTTTCTCTTGTCAATGCCTTATTGAAGGTTCTTTTGGTCATATCAATTATTAGTATTCTTGGAATAGATACCACATCCTTTGTAGCTGTTATTGCGGCAGCAGGTTTTGCCGTAGGTTTGGCTTTTCAGGGCTCTTTGTCTAATTTTGCGGGAGGAGTATTGCTTTTGGCCTTGAGGCCTTTTAAGGTGGGGGACTATATAGAAGCAAGCGGATTCAGTGGAACTGTCCAGGCTATACAGATTCTCTATACAGAACTTGTCACCGTTGATAATAAGGTGATTTTCATTCCCAACGGAAGCCTTTCAAATGCCAGCATCGTAAACTACTCTGTTAAGAGCACTCGCCGTGTGGATTTCAAGTTTGGCGTCGGGCATGAGGCGGATTCTCATAAGGTTATTGAGGTGTTGCAGGGAGTTGTGGGGAACCACGCGTTAATTTTAAAAGAGCCAGAAACCTTTGTGAGAATGTCAGAGCATGGGGAAAGCGCGATTTTCTTCACGGTCCGAGTTTGGGTAAACGCCCAGGATTACTGGACCGTCTATTTCGATATCATTGAAACAGTGAAGAGACGTTTTGATGAGGAGAGCATATCAATACCATATCCTCAAATGGACGTGCATTTAAAGCAGCAGTAAGTTATTGATTTCGGCCAAGAGAAGCTTCACCTTTGTCTTCCACCAGCTTGGGACGTAGCTTTAGTGGTGTTGCAAGGAGCAGATACAGCAGAGATAGGAAAAATATTTCATTTCGTTATAAATCTTATTTATTATCTATATTTATCGAATAGCTCAAGTGATATAATCCTTTTTATGTTTTGGAAAGGAGGTTTGTCACGATGAGCAAGGCGCAAGAAATTATCGATAAAATAGAAAAAACTGCGAAAGATCCAAACGTTTCCAATGCTGTCATTGACGGATTGCTCAATGAAATGGTGTCTCTTCTCAATAAGGAGCCTGAGGCATGGGATCTGTGCACAGACAGGGTTCGTTTTTTGCTGAATGAACGTTTCTGCTATACAGGCCCCTCTTCTTACGGATCATATCGTTAAATTCAAGCCCCCCTTGGGGGGCTTATTCTTTTTGCCAACGTCGACTTTCATCTCAAGGCACATGCTTTGAGAGCTAAAAAAGACCCAGCAAGCACGAGAATCCCCCCCAGATATTGAAGAATGGTCAGGTACTCCTTAAAGATTAATAGAGATAAAACTACAGTTACAAGGGGTTCTGCCATGCTGAGAATGGCCGCTATTGACGGGGTTGTTAGTTTCACCCCAAGAAAAAACGCGAGGAAACCAGAAAGGGAAACAAGAGAAATAATGCAAAATAGCAGCCATGTAGAAGTAGTGTGAGGAAGAATAAGATTATGAGTTGCTTTTCCTACTATAAAAAAAGACACGGCTGAAAAGAAACAGACAAAGGCAACAACTACTTGATATGGTGTCTTTTTCATGAGAGAGTTTCCATAAAGGATATAGGATGTGTAAGAAAGAGCAGCAAAACCTGCTAAAAGAACACCTTTCATACTAACCGAAGCGTCAATCTTTCCAGAAAGAAATATAAGACCCACAGTAGAAAGCGTAATAGAAAGAATAATCTTTGTTGTAAGAGGTTCTTTATTGACATACAAGGATCCAATAGCAACAAGAGCTGGATAAGAGTAAAAAATAAGCGCTGCCATGGATGCCGGGATATACTGAAAACTAGAGAAGTAGCTAAAACTTGTGAGAGTGAAAAGAATACCGCCAAGTACAAAAAGCTGTAAAAAGTTCTTCTTGCCCACCATTACTACCTGATGGCCCTTCTGAAAATAAAGCAGGCAGAAAAGAGCAATTGATGCGATGATAAATCGCATGAAGTGAAAAGTCATGACGGTAATGCCTTTTTTATAGGCAGATACTGCTAGAATAGGGATAAAGCCAAACAAAAAAGCTGATAAAAGTGCCGCTGCTGCCCCCTTATAATGATCAGGCAATTTCGATTGTTGAGTATTTGTGGCATTATTCATCTCATCAGCCTCTTATCTTCCATAATATTTTTAGAATATACAAATTTGATAAAATAAACAAGTTTAATTTACATTGATTTTTTCAGTGTTAAAATTTGTTTGAAGAAGGTGGTGGAGAGATGAGTACACTGCATAGCGACCAGATAAGGGAATTTTGTAAATATGAGAGGGGTATGTGGCTTAAGAATTCATATAGAGAGGGGCGCTAGTAATGAAGAATAAGTTTTTTAAGGGAGCAATATTTTTTGTATTGTTTGTAACCTTTATTTTTTGTTATGCCCAAGAAGGGATCTCAAAAGTTACACCCCCAGTAAAATCGGCTCATATAGAGTACGAACTCTCAGGACAGACAGTGGGGAAAAAGACGGTTTTCTTTGATAGTTATGGGAAAAATTATTATGAATTACGAGATGAGGAAACAACTATTTCTTTTGGTGGGACAAAAGAGGTAACGCAAAACAAAACACTTTTTATCCGTACTGATAGCTATACATATAACATTGACCTTTTGACGAACACGGGGACAAGGATGAAAAATAGCGATATGGAAAAAATGGCAGCTATGTATTCAGGTGCCATGACCCCCGAGCAAATGAAAGAAAAAGGGGAGGAAATGTTTAAGGAAATGGGCGGGAAAATCCTGGGAAAAGAGAAGTTACTCGGGTATGAATGCGTGGTAGCAGAGGTTTCAGGCGTGAGAACGTGGGTATATGAGGAACACATCACCTTAAAGTCTGCGATGAGCTTGGGAACTATGGAACAGAAAGAGGAGGCCACTCTTTTCGAGGTGAATCCTTCCATTCCTTCATCCCAGTTTACCCCCCCTGGAAACATAGAGTACGAGGATATAGATTTGAGTTCCATGGGAATGCCTCCTGGGGTGAGCATGCAGCCGCAAGATTGATAATGGTTAAGAAAGCAGCACCCAGACAACGTGGGATATGGAGCATAAATCTAAACTGGAGGACTAGGCAATGAAGATTAAAAACCTTATTCTGTTGACATTTTTCCTTTGCTTTTTCGCAGCGGCCAACAATCCAGCCCTGAGTGGAGAAAAGACTTATGCTCATGAGCCTCCAGACAGGATTGTCGTGGAAAAAAGAAAATTTGTTCTCACCCTCTACAGAGAAGGGAAAGAAGTATTGTCTTTTCCCGTAGCAGTGGGGCGAAATAAGGGTAATAAACAGCGAGTCGGAGATTTGCGAACTCCCGTGGGAACTTTTATGGTAGAAAGAATTCATGACTCAAGCCATTGGGTTCACGATTTCAAGGATGGGAAGGGACCCATTAAGGGGGCATATGGCCCATGGTTTATCCGGTTGAAGACCGGCTGGTCAGGCATAGGCATTCACGGAACCCATGATCCGGGTTCTATTGGACAAAGGGCAACGGAAGGATGCGTTCGGCTAAGAAATGATCATCTTGAACTTTTAGTTAAGCATGTAGAGCCGGGTTTGGTTGTTGTTATTGAGGAATAAAGCCTTTGTTTTTTATTGTTGAATGACAGTTAATTATTAACCTCTTGACATGGCAGCAAACGGTTAGAATTAACAAGGAGGGATTGGGGAAGAGCGTGAAGAGGAGGGAAAGAAAATGATCACAACAACTGATGCTTTTCTAAAGAAGTTTCCGAAAGCCCATATTGGTATTTTAATCATTAAAGAAGTCAGTAACGGGTCATGTCATGATTGCCTTAACCGCGTGAGAGAGAACCTGGAAGAAGATTTACGAAGCAAATTTAGTATGATGTCTCGGGCAGAATTGCGAAATCAACCAGTACTTCGTGTCTATGACCAGTATTTTAAGTTGTATGGTCAGAATTATCCTGTGCTTTACCAGATTGAGTCTGTAGCAATAAAGGGGAGAAGTATCCCCATTGTCAATTGTCTCGTTACCGCTATGTTTATAGCTGAGTTAAAAAATATGCTGCTTACGGCAGGGCATGATTTCGACAAAGTTGAGTTTCCCATAGTTGCAGATATTGGAGATGGTGATAGATACTACACGTTAATAAATGATACGGAGAAACTCGTTTGTGATAACGATATGCTTATCTGTGACGATAAAGGTGTCATATCAAGTGTCATTTATGGCCCTGATAAGCGCACAGCCATTACTGCTGAAACGCAAAACGTTCTTTTTGTAGTGTATGCGCCGGAGAATATAGATAAACAGGACACCTTATCCCACTTGGAAGATATAAAAAATAATGTACTTCTTTTTTCTCCGAGAGCAAAAATCGATTTCATGGCTGTTTCCCCATAATAGTGGAGGGCGCAGTCAGTGGATTCATTGCAAATCAAAGAGGTTCACCTCTCACACAGGCTTTTTATTTTGATAGAGGAAAAATTCAGGGTTCATTCGCAACTGAGCCTTCTCAGCATCAATTTTGATATTTAAAAAACACTAGTAAAGTAGTAGGAATTATGGTAGCATGTCAAAAATACACAGTGCATATTTCTATTACTAGAGGAGGAGTGAAAAAATGAACCACGGGACTTTTGAAAAAGGAGAAAAATTTGAAGCGGGAAAAATGGTTGAGGTTCAAGAGGGCGCGATTGTCAGCCGTACTCTTATAGACTATCCTACAGGAACAGTGACCCTCTTCGCATTTCATAGAGGACAAGGTCTTAGCGAGCACACTGCTCCCTACGATGCGTTGGTACAGGTACTCGAGGGGAAAGCGGAAATAAGCCTTGCTGGAACACCACAAATAGTTGAGAAGGGGGAATGGCTTATTATGCCAGCAAATGTTCCCCATGGGCTGAGGGCTATTGAAGATTTTAAAATGGCCCTAGTAATGATCCGTTCGTAATCTAAAAGAGGCTAGACTTAATAAGGTCAGCCTCTTTTTCATAAATATAAGCATATTCCACGATGATAAGACGGGTTCCTTTTTGTATAAATAGACGGCATGTACCCTATATAAAGATAATAAAGATTATTTTTGAAGGAGCTTGGGATGAAAAAGTACGTCTTTTTGGTTTTGACAGCTTTTCTTTGTATGTGCCATTCTACTGAAGGATTAAGTGAAGAAAAAATAATATTCACTACCCCTCTCAGTCTTGAACAGTGTCTTGCCATAGCGGAGGTACACCACCCGAATCTTAAAGCATCCAGGGCTAAAATTGATGTAGCTGACAGCCAGATGGGGCAAGTTGCTTCAAAAGAACGCCCTCAGGTTGATGTTTCGAGCAGCTACAGCCGTCAGGAGTCTTCTGCTGCTCGGGATGGCGATACTTATTCTACAAGTGCTGGAATTTCACAGTTAATTACAGACGCTGGGAAGACGAAGGCGGAAAAAAGCATCGCTCGTTTGAAGAAAGAGAGTGCTTCTCAAAACTATAAAACCATTGAGTGTCAAGTTCAATATAATGTTAAAAAAACCTATTTTGATGCCCTGGAGGCACAGAAAGATCTCGAAGTAGCCGAAGAAACTTTGAATCTTTATACTCTTCTTCTCACCCAGGCCCAGGCCTTTTATGACGTGGGCTCTGTTCCAAAATATGATGTGACTACTGCGGAAGTGGAACAAAGCAAGGCTAGGCTTGGGGTGGTGACTGCGAAAACAGCAATAAAAAAAGCGAGGGCAGAGCTCAATAATGCCATGGGGGTTACAGAAGCACCGGAATATGTACTCAAAGATGTAGAGGAGCGTGTTTCGTTCTCTATACCTTTCGACGAAGTTTTAAAAACAGCGTTAAGGAAAAGGGCAGACCTTCTGGCCAGTGAGATAGGTGTTAAGGCAGCCAAGGAGAGCATTCGCCTGGCTGCGAAAGGAAATGCACCAGAGGTAAGAGCATCGGGAAAATACGCCATTGGCGGCAGTCATCCTACCGAAGATGATAACTGGTCTGTTGGAGTTACACTTCAGATCCCCCTTTACGATGGAGGACTTGAGGGGGAGAAAATAAACCAGGCCAGGGCGGAGTTGGTTGTGGCCGAAGGGGAGGAAGAGTCTCTTCGATCTGATGTTCGTAAAGAAGTGGAACAGGCTTATATGGAGTTTATCGACTCTGATGAGGTTTTGGCAGTTGCGCAAAAAACGGTGCAGCAGGCAGAAGAGAATCTGACGATTGCGCAAAACAGATATAAAGTAGGCGTAGGCTCTCCAATTGAAGTGGCCGACGCTACAGAAAAATTTAAAGAGGCTAAGCAAGGGTACTGGTCGGCACTCTATTCTCATCACCGGTCCTGGGCTGCTCTTGAAAAGGTGGTAGGGGGAACGGTGGAATGAAAAAGTGGATAGTTGTCCTTCTTTTACTTCTTGCTTTGGGCGGTTATTTTATCATATCCCGTAAAGACGCTTCAAAAGCCATGGTTGTGGAAACAACTCCTATTACTCGTGGCAAGATCATAAAGACAGTTTCCGCAACGGGCAGCCTTCAGGCGGTCAATACTGTAAATGTTGGAACCCAGGTTTCCGGCACGGTCAAAGCTATCTATGCCGATTTCAATTCTATTACAAGAAAAGGAGCGCTCATTGCAGAGATAGACCCTGCTCTTTTGCAGGCCAACCTCGAGACAGCAAAGGCTGACGTTCTTTCCGCTCAGGCAGACCTTGCAAAAGCCGAGGCCACTGTTAAAAACACGAGGAAGAACAGGGATAGAAAAAAAGAGCTCTATTCCAGAGACCTTATCGCAGAAAGTGAGCTTGATGCAGCTCAGACAGAGTACGATACGGCTCTTGCCCAATTAAAGGCCGCTAAAGCAAGTTTGGCCCAGTCTCAAGCTAATTTGAGACATAAGGAGGTAAGTCTTGGCTACACGCGTATAACCTCTCCTATTAATGGAGTCGTTATTGACAGGACAGTGGAGGTTGGACAGACTGTGAATGCGAGCCAGTCTGCTCCCACTCTCTTTACTATCGCAGAAGATCTGACGAAAATGAAAGTGGAAGCGAACATTGATGAAGCTGATATTGGACAGATAGAAGCAGGACAAAGGGTTGAATTTACTGTTGATGCCTATCCTGAGCTCTTTTTTATAGGTAGTATAGAGGAGATCCGCCTTGCTCCTAATGCCGAAGGCAATATAGTTACATACACAGTTATCATTATGGTTCAGAATCCGGATCTTAAACTTATGCCTGGTATGACAGCTAATGTTTCGGTCATTGCCAAAGAAAAGATTGACGTGTTTAAAGTATCTAATGCTGCCTTGCGTTTCAAACCGAGTCCAGATTTTCTCGCTTCCAATGGAAATGGGCAAAATTTTAATTCGGCTAGACGAAACGCTTCTTCAAACCAGAAGACACTTTGGCTTTATGACGGCAAGGAATTCAAGCCCCTTCCCGTATCTATAGGAATATCTGATGGTTTGTACACTGAAATTTCTGGCAATGTTAATGAGGGAATGAATGTGGTTACAAGCATTCTTTCTGGTAAAACCAATAGCAATGGAGGAGGGTCTCCCTTTGTACCTGGTCCGCGTCGATAATATTTACAAGACCTACTCTATGGGAGAGGTAGATGTTACGGCTCTTCAGGGAGTGTCTTTTTCCGTTAAAAAGGGAGAATTCCTTTCGATTATGGGGGCATCGGGGTCTGGAAAATCAACGCTTATGAACATTATAGGATGTCTCGATACCCCAACGGAAGGGCATTATTATCTTGATGGAACAGACGTGAGCACCATCGACGAAAACCAACTTGCGGATATCCGGAAGAATACTATTGGTTTTGTCTTTCAGGGTTTTAACCTTCTTCCCCGTATGACAGCTCTCGAAAATGTAGAACTCCCTATGCTCTATAGCGGCATATCGGCAAGGAAACGTCATGAGCGAGCTCTCCATGCCCTTCAAATTGTGGATTTGGAAGACAGGGCAAATCATCAGCCGCAGCAGCTCTCAGGAGGCCAGCAGCAGCGTGTGGCTATAGCGAGAGCTCTTGCCAATGATGCACCCCTCATTCTGGCTGATGAGCCTACCGGCAATCTCGATAGCAAAACGGGGATAGATGTGATGAAACTCTTCGTGCGACTTAATGTTGAGTCCGGTAAAACTATTATACAGGTTACTCATGAGCGGGATATGGCACTATTCGGCTCCAGAATTATTACGGTAAAAGATGGAACCATAGTGCACGATGAAAGAGTGAACCCGACATGCTGAGTTTGTATGAAACTTCGAAAATATCCTTTAGGTCTCTTCGCGCCAATAAAACCCGTTCGGCTTTGACCATGCTTGGAATCGTCATAGGCGTTATGGCGGTGATCATTATGTTCGCTGTGGGGAGCGGTGCCAATAAAGAGATTGCAGAGCGTTTTTCGAGTCTTGGCAGCAATATGATTGTGGTGCGTCCCGAAACAATTACCTTTGGAGGTTCACGAAGTTACATAGCTCATAATCTTACAATTGATGATGCGATGTCCATTGGAGAGGAATGCAGCGCGGTGGCTTACGTTGCTCCCTATTACGGCGGAACGGCTCAAGCGGTCTATGGAAATGAAAATTACCCGGCCCGGGTGACAGGGACGACCTCTGACTATCTTTTTGTTCGTGATTTGAGCCTTGCCTCAGGGAGAACTTTTACAGATCAGGATGTACGGAGCGCGACAAAGGTTTGTATTGTGGGGCAGACCATTGTAGATAATTTATTCGTGACGGAGGACCCAATTGGTAAGATCCTTCGTCTTAAAGGTGTGCCCATGGTTGTAATCGGCCTTCTGAACAAAATAGGGGAAAGCGCTATGGGGCGGGACGAGGATGATATTGTTCTTGTTCCAATTACTACCGTGCAGCGACGGTTGTTTAGCCCCCAAAGGATGGGTATGGCTTCGTCCATTTCGGTAAAGGCCCTTTCTGAACAGCACCTTGATTTGGCTCAGGAACAGATAGAAGCGCTTCTTGCTCAGCGCCATCGGATAAAACCAGGGGAATCAAATGATTTTACTGTGCGCAACCTGACACAGATGGTGGAAAGCGCCAAAAGTGCGACCCGGGTCATGAGTTTGCTTCTCACTGCAGTGGCAGGGGTGTCCCTTTTAGTGGGGGGCATTGGCATTATGAATATCATGCTTGTCTCGGTTACTGAACGGACACGGGAAATTGGCATTCGAATGGCTATAGGGGCCAAAAGAGCAGATATTCGATTGCAGTTTCTTGTGGAAGCCCTTACTCTCTCTCTTTTAGGGGGAATTACAGGTATTATTCTTGGTATCGCAGGGGCTGAAGTCATTTCGAAGGCGTTGGGATGGACCGTTGATATCTCTCTTCTATCTGTGGTCCTTTCCTTTGGATTTTCTGGCTGTGTGGGCATCTTCTTTGGCTTTTACCCAGCATATAAGGCTTCGTTGCTTAATCCCATCGAAGCGTTAAGATACGAATAATAAAAGAAGGGGCTATCGAAAAATGACAGCCCCTTCTGACTTTCTCGAAAAAAGAATCAAAGGCGGTGAACACCTGCTGCAATGAAGGAAAGACCTGCTTTGGTGAGGGCTTCGGCCGTGGTGTTTACTGCTTTGTGCTTAAGAAGATAATTGCGGGTAAGTGCCTCCCAATCTCCAGTGCCTACTATTTCCTTTTTATCCCTAAAGTAGTCGAGTATATCTGACTGGTGATAAAGCTGCTGTTCGTCTTCTGGATTTCCTCCTTCATGTTTGGCTGAGATGTTAGGAATAGTTTTTGCAAGCTCAAGGAGTTCGTCTCTTCTATCGTATGGCTGGCGAACGATGCTTTTCCACGTTTCTGTAATATGGTGTTCTATGCGAACATCATCTTCTAGACCGAGTTCTCTTCGAATCTCTGCAGATTTTGCGATATGCTCTCCATCAATAGAATTAGATAAGTTAAATCCAGCAAGAGGGGTAGTCCCGTCATCTCTGGCGAAAAGACGGGCAGCCAACAATGTCCACAGTACAGAATAGGGGTTGTCATTTCCCATGAAAACCGAGATTTTGAATCTGATGTTTACACCGAGACGGTAGAGGAGATATCCTAAAAAAACTGTTCCTGGATTTATATTCAGCACTTCGTCTACTCCATAGTTTACATAGTAATAGAGAAGCTCATCGATCCATTTTAGAGGGTGGCTGTTGGGTTGCCCGATGCCGCCGAAATATCCAGTGATGGTATCTGGCCCTCCCAGATGTATGTTCGATCCGTCTGTTCCTTTAGTATCGAGAGTCTCTACACAACTGGCTCCAAGAATTTTAATGGCTGCTCTTACCGCTGGTAAGTCCCCATTATCGGCTTCCTGCTCTTTCATCTTACGAACTCTAATGAAACGGCCGGGAAGAATTTCACCCTTTTCTTTGGCCTGTTTCGCTTCAGCTATCAGCCAGGGGAAATATTGCATGGCACTGATCTCAAGAGTCACAGCCCTTGTTTCGTCATAACTCCATGCTGGCCGATCTGGATCAATGCGGGAACGATATTCGGATAGGGATATAAAATCCCCACAGTCTTTAGCAGCCTGTAGCCAATCCAGCTCTTTGACATGGGATGGGTTTGCGTGTTTCACTTTCTCTAGAAGACTTTCAACCTTCCCAGCTTCATGGGCTTTTTCGTTGATCTCTGATACAGTACCGTATTTTGAAACGACTCTACGCAGGTCGGTTAGGGTCTTATTTTTGGTATCAGAGAGAAAACAGTTAATGTCCTCCAATGTTTGCGGCATTATGCAAAACTTTTCGTAGCTCATCTCAAAACTCCTCCTCACATCTTTATAATAACTGCCTCTACTATGAAGCCTGTGTTTTTCTCTAAAAGAGAACTTGTTCATGAGCAACAATAGAGAGCATGTCGGACAGAAGAGCCTGCCCCGTTTCTTCTCTTC
This region of Aminobacterium colombiense DSM 12261 genomic DNA includes:
- a CDS encoding collagen-like triple helix repeat-containing protein; the encoded protein is MKKLFALIVIGGLLVAATAALASTPVEGWWVHPTDKAPQNEVINIQDDIDARIMELIDQYGAGADGKSAYEIAVENGFVGSEMDWLDSLIGEQGPQGEQGLSGDDGQDGVNGLSAYELAVLNGFEGTEQDWLDSLHGGAPGPQGEPGEDGNSAYEVAVENGFTGTLSEWLDSLVGEGVPTGGSAGQALVKASGDDYDTTWADVLTNEDLQEINEKNEEQDGRIGSIENWQDSVNSRMDQFEDRLSDLEDPQFILGLNLRLTDTKRTTLEAFGDYSVTRGEVDRYGLRLTFKLGKSYEEKLIENLQAEVEELKALLSKKE
- a CDS encoding methylated-DNA--[protein]-cysteine S-methyltransferase produces the protein MRHLFFYQTPIGEIAIAEENDVITHLCFQSKDILKDMTIHETKILKEAGKQLKEYMEGKRKEFTLPLAPVGTEFMIRVWKSLCAIPYGETRSYKEIAESIGNKKASRAVGLANNRNPIPIFIPCHRVIGANGKLVGYGGGLHIKSFLLKLEMEYKN
- a CDS encoding mechanosensitive ion channel family protein, whose translation is MNSFIDLSMPVIKSVALAILAVLIGLKVIHWITKTVEKIIERSSLDKTLKPFIVSLVNALLKVLLVISIISILGIDTTSFVAVIAAAGFAVGLAFQGSLSNFAGGVLLLALRPFKVGDYIEASGFSGTVQAIQILYTELVTVDNKVIFIPNGSLSNASIVNYSVKSTRRVDFKFGVGHEADSHKVIEVLQGVVGNHALILKEPETFVRMSEHGESAIFFTVRVWVNAQDYWTVYFDIIETVKRRFDEESISIPYPQMDVHLKQQ
- a CDS encoding DMT family transporter, with amino-acid sequence MNNATNTQQSKLPDHYKGAAAALLSAFLFGFIPILAVSAYKKGITVMTFHFMRFIIASIALFCLLYFQKGHQVVMVGKKNFLQLFVLGGILFTLTSFSYFSSFQYIPASMAALIFYSYPALVAIGSLYVNKEPLTTKIILSITLSTVGLIFLSGKIDASVSMKGVLLAGFAALSYTSYILYGNSLMKKTPYQVVVAFVCFFSAVSFFIVGKATHNLILPHTTSTWLLFCIISLVSLSGFLAFFLGVKLTTPSIAAILSMAEPLVTVVLSLLIFKEYLTILQYLGGILVLAGSFLALKACALR
- a CDS encoding L,D-transpeptidase; protein product: MKIKNLILLTFFLCFFAAANNPALSGEKTYAHEPPDRIVVEKRKFVLTLYREGKEVLSFPVAVGRNKGNKQRVGDLRTPVGTFMVERIHDSSHWVHDFKDGKGPIKGAYGPWFIRLKTGWSGIGIHGTHDPGSIGQRATEGCVRLRNDHLELLVKHVEPGLVVVIEE
- a CDS encoding phenylalanine--tRNA ligase beta subunit-related protein — protein: MITTTDAFLKKFPKAHIGILIIKEVSNGSCHDCLNRVRENLEEDLRSKFSMMSRAELRNQPVLRVYDQYFKLYGQNYPVLYQIESVAIKGRSIPIVNCLVTAMFIAELKNMLLTAGHDFDKVEFPIVADIGDGDRYYTLINDTEKLVCDNDMLICDDKGVISSVIYGPDKRTAITAETQNVLFVVYAPENIDKQDTLSHLEDIKNNVLLFSPRAKIDFMAVSP
- a CDS encoding cupin domain-containing protein codes for the protein MNHGTFEKGEKFEAGKMVEVQEGAIVSRTLIDYPTGTVTLFAFHRGQGLSEHTAPYDALVQVLEGKAEISLAGTPQIVEKGEWLIMPANVPHGLRAIEDFKMALVMIRS
- a CDS encoding TolC family protein, coding for MKKYVFLVLTAFLCMCHSTEGLSEEKIIFTTPLSLEQCLAIAEVHHPNLKASRAKIDVADSQMGQVASKERPQVDVSSSYSRQESSAARDGDTYSTSAGISQLITDAGKTKAEKSIARLKKESASQNYKTIECQVQYNVKKTYFDALEAQKDLEVAEETLNLYTLLLTQAQAFYDVGSVPKYDVTTAEVEQSKARLGVVTAKTAIKKARAELNNAMGVTEAPEYVLKDVEERVSFSIPFDEVLKTALRKRADLLASEIGVKAAKESIRLAAKGNAPEVRASGKYAIGGSHPTEDDNWSVGVTLQIPLYDGGLEGEKINQARAELVVAEGEEESLRSDVRKEVEQAYMEFIDSDEVLAVAQKTVQQAEENLTIAQNRYKVGVGSPIEVADATEKFKEAKQGYWSALYSHHRSWAALEKVVGGTVE
- a CDS encoding efflux RND transporter periplasmic adaptor subunit; the encoded protein is MKKWIVVLLLLLALGGYFIISRKDASKAMVVETTPITRGKIIKTVSATGSLQAVNTVNVGTQVSGTVKAIYADFNSITRKGALIAEIDPALLQANLETAKADVLSAQADLAKAEATVKNTRKNRDRKKELYSRDLIAESELDAAQTEYDTALAQLKAAKASLAQSQANLRHKEVSLGYTRITSPINGVVIDRTVEVGQTVNASQSAPTLFTIAEDLTKMKVEANIDEADIGQIEAGQRVEFTVDAYPELFFIGSIEEIRLAPNAEGNIVTYTVIIMVQNPDLKLMPGMTANVSVIAKEKIDVFKVSNAALRFKPSPDFLASNGNGQNFNSARRNASSNQKTLWLYDGKEFKPLPVSIGISDGLYTEISGNVNEGMNVVTSILSGKTNSNGGGSPFVPGPRR